Genomic window (Streptomyces sp. NBC_01431):
GGGTCATCGCGACATAGCGGTCGACGGCTCCTTCGATGCCCTCGCCGAACGACTGCGGGTCGACGAGGACGACCAGGTCGAATTCGAGCCCCTTGGCCAGTTGCGGGGACAGCGACCGGACGCGGGGCGTCGCACGGAACGCGGGATCGCCGATGACGCAGGCGATCCCGTCGGCGTGTGCGCCGAGCCAGGTGTCGAGGACCGAGTGGAGATCGGCCGCTGATCCATGGACGACGGGGAGGCCGCCGCCGCGGATGGAGGTCGGCACGTTGGCGTCCGGGAGCACGGCCCGGATGACCGGCTCGGCCTCCGCCATGATCTCTTGCGGCGTACGGTAGTTGACGCTCAGTGAGGCCACGCCGATCCGGTCGAGGCCGACCCGCTCAAGGCGTTCCTGCCACGACTCCGTGAACCCGTGCCGGGCCTGGGCGCGGTCCCCGACGATGGTGAAGCTCCTTGACGGGCACCGCAGCAGCAGCATCTGCCACTCCGCGTCGGTCAGTTCCTGCGCCTCGTCCACGACGATGTGCGCGAACGGGCCCGCGAGCAGGTCCGGTTCGGCGCCGGACAGTCCGCTCTCGTCGATCAGGGTGTCCTGAAGGTCGCGCCCGCGCAGCATCCCCAGCGCGCCCTCGCTCTCGTCGATCTCGACGTTCTGGAGCAGGTCGGAGATGACGTCGGCCCGGCGCGCGCGTTCGGCGGCGACGGCGGCCTCGTTGCGGCGCCTGCGCCGGGAGGCCTCCGGGTCACCGAGCCGCTGCCGTGCCGCGTCCAGGAGCGGCAGGTCGGACACCGTCCAGGCGTGGGCGTCGGCGCGCCGCAACCTGCGCACGTCGTCGGGGCCGAGCCAGGGAGCGCACATCCGCAGATAGGCGGGCACCGACCACAGGTCGCCGACGAGGTCGGCCGCTTCGAGCAGCGGCCACGCGCTGCCGAAGGCCGTGAGCAGCTCCCTGTTGTGCCGCAGTGACGTGCGCAGTTGGTCGTCCGGAGCGTCGCCGTCGTGCTTGTCCATCAGGATCGTCACCAGCTCCTCCAGGATCTGGTCGCGAGCCTCGTTGTGCGGGGTACCGGGCGCCGAGTCGAACGCCACGGCCCAGTCGTCGGCGCCCAGGTGGATGTCGGACCAGGGCGTCGTGACCGTCATCCCCTCGGTGGGCGGCTCCTCGTAGAACCGGACGGCCGTCTCGACCGCCTTCACCAGGTCCGCGGAGGACTTCAGGCGGGCCACCTCCGGGTCGGCCTCGATCGCCGCCGCGGCCCCCTCGGCGACAAGGTCCCGCAGGGTGCAGGTCTGTACGCCCTCCTCGCCGAGGCTGGGCAGGACGTCGGATACGTACGCCAGGTAGGGCTGGTGCGGTCCGACGAACAGCACGCCGCCGCGTCGGTGACCGAGGCGCGGGTCGGAGTGGAGGAGGTAGGCGGAGCGGTGCAGTGCGACGACGGTCTTGCCGGTGCCCGGACCGCCGTCGACGACGAGGGCGCCGCGCGATCCGGCGCGGATGACAGCGTCCTGGTCGGCCTGGATGGTGCCGAGCACGTCGCGCATCCGGGGCGACCGGTCGCTGCCCAGGCTTGCGATGAAGGCGGACTGGTCGTCGAGCGCGGCGTGCCCGGCGAACCCGTCCGCGGTGAACACCTCGTCCCAGTAGTCGCTGACCCGGCCGCGGGTCCAGCGGTACCTGCGTCGGCTCGCCAGACCCATCGGATTGGCATGGGTGGCCCCGAAGAACGGCTCGGCCGCGGGTGAGCGCCAGTCGAGGAGCAGCCTGTGGCCGGTGCTGTCCGTCAGGCCGAACCGTCCGACGTACACGGGCTCGGGGTCGTCCGCGCCGACCATGCGCCCGAGGCACAGGTCCAGACCGAAGCGGCGCAGTGCGCGCAGCCGGGACGTCAGCCGGTGGACCTCCATGTCCCGGTCCATCCCTTGGCGGCCGACGCCGCCGGGCGCCTTGAGTTCGGCGTCGAGGCGGTCGGACAGTTCGGCGATCGTCTGCTCCAGGCACTGCGCGACGGTCGCGAGGTGCTGGTCGTCGGCGGCGATCAGCGCGGGGTCGGCTTTGGGCGAGAGGCGTTCGGGAAGGTCGAACGCGCTGGTGGTCAGGGGGTTCACGGCATCAGCTCCGATGTGCGGCCGGGTACGGCCACGGCACGCGACAAGTGGGTCATGGGCACATGGGCGGGCCCGTGTTGGCGACGCCGACGTGGGTCGCGCCCACATGTGCCCTGGGCCCGGCGCGGGGATCACATAGGGATCGCAACCACACGCACCGGCCCGGGTTCGGCTACGCGGTCGTGGGTCACACCCACATGTGTCGGTCCACCCGCGGCTCGGCGTCGTCCCGCGACCTGAACGTAGACAACAGCACACGCATGTCGCGAACTCCCCCATTTCCGCAGGTTGTGGCCTCGGCCGATGATTCTGCGGCAGGTGGGGGGCCTTGCCGCAAGGCCCCCCGTGCGCTATATGTTGAGAGTGGAAAGGAGCGGGTACTCCCCTTTCCCTTTTTTTGTTTCCTTGTCCGGTCCGCCGAAGGCCGAAGACCTCCCCATACAGCGGTGACCCACCGCGCACATCAGGGCAGCGCGAACTCCGTTGTGAACACGACCAGTTGAGACATGACTGGTTGGGACGTGGCCAGTTGGGAAGGTGGCGCGCGCCAGGGCGCCCATGAGTGAGCGACCGCCGGAGATCTCCGAACAGTCGCCGTCCTGACGGTCGCGGCTAGACCGCTGCCGCGGCCCGCCGCGTCGTCGCGATCGTCGCCGAGCCCACCACGCGCGTGCCGTCGTACAGCACGATCGCCTGGCCGGGAGCCACGCCGCGGACCGGCTCGGCGAAGCGCACCTGGAGTTCGCCGTCGATCAGCTCGGCGGTGACCTCGGTCTCGCCGCCGTGGGCGCGCAGCTGCGCAGTGTACGTGCCGGGGCCGGCCGGGGCCGTGCCGCACCAGCGGGGCTTGATCGCGCCGAGGGCGGTGACGTCGAGGGCCTCGACGGGGCCGACCGTCACCGTGTTGTTGACCGGCGAGATGTCGAGGACGTAGCGGGGCTTGCCGTCGGGCGCCGGGTGACCGATGCGCAGGCCCTTGCGCTGGCCGATGGTGAAGCCGAAGGCGCCCTCGTGGCTGCCGATCCGCGCACCGGACTCGTCGACGATGTCGCCCTCCGCCTTGCCCAGGCGGTCGGCGAGGAAGCCCTGGGTGTCGCCGTCGGCGATGAAGCAGATGTCGTGGCTGTCGGGCTTCTTGGCGACGGCCAGGCCCCGGCGCTCGGCCTCGGCGCGGATCTCGTCCTTGGTGGTGAGGGTGTCACCGAGCGGGAACATCGCGTGGGCGAGCTGGCGCTCGTCCAGGACGCCGAGCACGTACGACTGGTCCTTGGCCATGTCGGAGGCGCGGTGCAGTTCGCGGCTGCCGTCCTCGTTCAGGACGACGGTGGCGTAGTGGCCCGTGCACACCGCGTCGAAGCCGAGCGCGAGGGCCTTGTCGAGCAGCGCCGCGAACTTGATCTTCTCGTTGCAGCGCAGGCACGGGTTCGGGGTGCGGCCCGCCTCGTACTCGGCGATGAAGTCCTCCACGACGTCCTCGCGGAAGCGCTCCGCCAGGTCCCAGACGTAGAAGGGGATGCCGATGACGTCCGCGGCGCGGCGGGCGTCGCGGGAGTCCTCGATGGTGCAGCAGCCGCGGGCTCCGGTGCGGAAGGACTGCGGGTTGGCGGAGAGCGCCAGGTGCACACCGGTGACGTCGTGCCCCGCCTCGGCGGCGCGGGCGGCGGCGACGGCGGAGTCCACGCCGCCGGACATGGCGGCGAGCACCTTGAGCGGGCGCTGGGGGGTCGTCGGCTGCGTCATCGGGGAAGGCGAGGTCTCAGTCATAGCTTCACCAGGGTACGTGGCATCGGGAACCGCGGGCGCGGGAGTATCCGTTGTCATCGTGAGGGGCTTCAAGGGGAGCGGTACGGGGAGCGACGGGGGCGGGGCGGATGGCGGTGAGTCGCAGGGGGTTACTGATCGGCGGCGGGGTGGTGGCGATCGGGACGATCGGCTACCTGAACGCGCCGGCGGCACGGCCGCAACGGCCCCGCAAGGCCGGCGCCGTGGACTACGCGGGCGCCGACTGGGTGGCGGCCGCGTCGGCGAACTGGCGGCGGGCGAACCGGCCGGACGACTTCGCCGTCGACCGGGTGGTGATCCATGTCGTGCAGGGCAATTATCAGACCGCCCTTCAGGTGTTCCAGGACCCGGATCACGGGGCGGCGGCGCACTATGTGGTGCGTAAGGACGGGCACCTGGCGCAGACCGTCCGCGAGCTTGACGTGGCCTTCCACGCGGGCAACCGGAAGTACAACGAGCGCAGTGTCGGCATAGAGCACGAGGGGTTCGTGGACGAGGCGTCGTCCTTCACGGACGCCATGTACGCGTCCTCGGCGCGGCTCACGGCAGCGATATGCGCCCGCTACCGCATGGCCGTGGACCGGACCCACATCATCGGGCACGCGGAGGTGCCCGGGACCGATCACACCGACCCGGGTCCGCACTGGGACTGGGACCGCTACCTGCGCCTGGTCGGAGCGGCCCACGCGACCCCCTGACCGGCCGACCCCGGACTGACGGCCGCGCGGGCGGGGGCCGCGGACTGCGAGCCTGTGGACTGCGGGCACACGGCTTGCGGACTGCGGGTACCCGGGCTTGCGGGCTGCGCCAGCTGCGGCATGCCCACCACCAGATTGCGGACATGCGGGCTGCCCGCGGCGGGCTTGCCGACCGGAGGTTCGGGTTTGCGAGCCGCGACCTACGGACTTGCGGACCGACTGGGACCGGCTGACGACCGACTGCGGGCCGCCGGCTGAGGTCCGCTCAGACCAGGCCTGCGGTGCGGGCGCGTTCGACGGCGGGGCCGATCGCTGCGGCGACCGCTTCGATGTCGGCTTCGGTGGAGGTGTGGCCGAGCGAGAAGCGCAGGGTGCCGCGGGCCAGGTCGGGGTCGGTTCCGGTGGCGAGCAGGACGTGGCTGGGCTGGGCGACGCCCGCGGTGCAGGCCGAGCCGGTGGAGCATTCGATGCCCTGCGCGTCGAGCAGCAGGAGGAGGGAGTCGCCTTCGCAGCCGGGGAAGGTGAAGTGGGCGTTGGCGGGCAGCCGGCCCGCCGGGTTCGGGTCGCCACCGAGGATCGCGTCGGGCACGGCCTTGTGCACGGCCGCAACGAGCCGGTCGCGCAGTGCGCCGATGTCGCGGGCGAAGGCGCCGCGCCGTTCGGCGGCGAGCCGGCCGGCGACCGCGAACGCGGCGATGGCGGGGACGTCGAGGGTGCCGGAGCGCACGTGCCGCTCCTGACCGCCGCCGTGCAGCACGGGTACGGGGGTGTACTCACGGCCGAGGAGCAGCGCGCCGATGCCGTACGGGCCGCCGATCTTGTGGCCGGAGACGGTCATCGCGGCGAGCCCGGAGGCGGCGAAGTCGACGTCGAGCTGACCGAAGGCCTGCACGGCGTCGGCGTGCAGCGGGACGCCGAACTCCCGCGCCACCGCGGCCAGTTCGGCCACCGGCATGATCGTGCCGATCTCGTTGTTGGCCCACATGACGGTGGTCAGCGCGACATCGTCGGGGTTGCGCTCGATGGCTTCACGCAGCGCCTCGGGGTGGACCCTGCCGTACGGGTCGACGGGAAGGTACTCGACCCTCGCGCCCTCGTGCTCGCCGAGCCAGTGCACCGCGTCGAGCACGGCGTGGTGCTCGACGGGGCTGGCGAGCACGCGGACGCGGCGCGGGTCGGCGGCGCGGCGGGCCCAGTACAGGCCCTTGACGGCGAGGTTGTCGGCCTCGGTCCCGCCGGCCGTGAAGACGACCTCGCTGGGTCGGGCGCCGAGGGACTCGGCGAGCTCCTCACGGGCCTCCTCGGCGGTGCGGCGGGCCCGCCGTCCGGCGGCGTGCAGCGAGGACGCGTTGCCGGTGGCGGTCAGCTGGGCGGTCATCGCCCGGACCGCCTCCGGGAGCATCGGGGTGGTAGCGGCGTGGTCGAGGTAAGCCATGGTGGGCCCGATTCTACGAGCCGTGGCGGGCGGGCCGTGCCGCAGTTCCGGCCAGCGACCGAACTGAGGGTTCAGCCGTTGAGGCCCCAGGAGACGGTGTGGTCGGCCATGACCAGCGCGAGGAGCACGGCGAGATCGGCGACGCCGAGCGCGAGGCCCAGCAGGGCGCGCCCGCGGCGCTTGGTCCCGTAGTACAGGGAGAGCGAGGCGAGCACGATGGCGATGGGGCCGAGGACGATGTTCATCACGAGCAGGCCGAGCAGGCCGAGGACGAAGGCCGCGACGGCCATCCCGTCGGCGTCACGGTCCCGGGTGCGGCGGCGGATCACTGCGAGTTCCATGGTCAGGCCTTCCGGTTAGAGAAGCGCTCACGGGCGGCGAAGATCAGGAGCCAGAGGACGATGGCGCCGCCGACGGCAAGGGTGACCGCCACCGGGAGGTGCGCCGCTGAGCCCAGCACGACCCCCAGGAGGAGGAGGGCTGCGACGAGGAAAAGCATGACGTTCCTTTCCCATTGGTCCGACCGCCGGGTCAACCGGCTTTCGGAGTACGACTGTTCACTGACTACGCAGTCTAGTCTTCCCAAGTTCAGCGAACAGATGTTTACTGAGTGGTATGAGCCACACTC
Coding sequences:
- the mnmA gene encoding tRNA 2-thiouridine(34) synthase MnmA — encoded protein: MTQPTTPQRPLKVLAAMSGGVDSAVAAARAAEAGHDVTGVHLALSANPQSFRTGARGCCTIEDSRDARRAADVIGIPFYVWDLAERFREDVVEDFIAEYEAGRTPNPCLRCNEKIKFAALLDKALALGFDAVCTGHYATVVLNEDGSRELHRASDMAKDQSYVLGVLDERQLAHAMFPLGDTLTTKDEIRAEAERRGLAVAKKPDSHDICFIADGDTQGFLADRLGKAEGDIVDESGARIGSHEGAFGFTIGQRKGLRIGHPAPDGKPRYVLDISPVNNTVTVGPVEALDVTALGAIKPRWCGTAPAGPGTYTAQLRAHGGETEVTAELIDGELQVRFAEPVRGVAPGQAIVLYDGTRVVGSATIATTRRAAAAV
- the helR gene encoding RNA polymerase recycling motor ATPase HelR, coding for MNPLTTSAFDLPERLSPKADPALIAADDQHLATVAQCLEQTIAELSDRLDAELKAPGGVGRQGMDRDMEVHRLTSRLRALRRFGLDLCLGRMVGADDPEPVYVGRFGLTDSTGHRLLLDWRSPAAEPFFGATHANPMGLASRRRYRWTRGRVSDYWDEVFTADGFAGHAALDDQSAFIASLGSDRSPRMRDVLGTIQADQDAVIRAGSRGALVVDGGPGTGKTVVALHRSAYLLHSDPRLGHRRGGVLFVGPHQPYLAYVSDVLPSLGEEGVQTCTLRDLVAEGAAAAIEADPEVARLKSSADLVKAVETAVRFYEEPPTEGMTVTTPWSDIHLGADDWAVAFDSAPGTPHNEARDQILEELVTILMDKHDGDAPDDQLRTSLRHNRELLTAFGSAWPLLEAADLVGDLWSVPAYLRMCAPWLGPDDVRRLRRADAHAWTVSDLPLLDAARQRLGDPEASRRRRRNEAAVAAERARRADVISDLLQNVEIDESEGALGMLRGRDLQDTLIDESGLSGAEPDLLAGPFAHIVVDEAQELTDAEWQMLLLRCPSRSFTIVGDRAQARHGFTESWQERLERVGLDRIGVASLSVNYRTPQEIMAEAEPVIRAVLPDANVPTSIRGGGLPVVHGSAADLHSVLDTWLGAHADGIACVIGDPAFRATPRVRSLSPQLAKGLEFDLVVLVDPQSFGEGIEGAVDRYVAMTRATRQLVILTSEGNRTS
- a CDS encoding cysteine desulfurase family protein, which translates into the protein MAYLDHAATTPMLPEAVRAMTAQLTATGNASSLHAAGRRARRTAEEAREELAESLGARPSEVVFTAGGTEADNLAVKGLYWARRAADPRRVRVLASPVEHHAVLDAVHWLGEHEGARVEYLPVDPYGRVHPEALREAIERNPDDVALTTVMWANNEIGTIMPVAELAAVAREFGVPLHADAVQAFGQLDVDFAASGLAAMTVSGHKIGGPYGIGALLLGREYTPVPVLHGGGQERHVRSGTLDVPAIAAFAVAGRLAAERRGAFARDIGALRDRLVAAVHKAVPDAILGGDPNPAGRLPANAHFTFPGCEGDSLLLLLDAQGIECSTGSACTAGVAQPSHVLLATGTDPDLARGTLRFSLGHTSTEADIEAVAAAIGPAVERARTAGLV
- a CDS encoding DUF4190 domain-containing protein, whose translation is MELAVIRRRTRDRDADGMAVAAFVLGLLGLLVMNIVLGPIAIVLASLSLYYGTKRRGRALLGLALGVADLAVLLALVMADHTVSWGLNG
- a CDS encoding N-acetylmuramoyl-L-alanine amidase; this encodes MAVSRRGLLIGGGVVAIGTIGYLNAPAARPQRPRKAGAVDYAGADWVAAASANWRRANRPDDFAVDRVVIHVVQGNYQTALQVFQDPDHGAAAHYVVRKDGHLAQTVRELDVAFHAGNRKYNERSVGIEHEGFVDEASSFTDAMYASSARLTAAICARYRMAVDRTHIIGHAEVPGTDHTDPGPHWDWDRYLRLVGAAHATP